In one Magallana gigas chromosome 7, xbMagGiga1.1, whole genome shotgun sequence genomic region, the following are encoded:
- the LOC117684306 gene encoding uncharacterized protein, giving the protein MKTLIDSNFKKFQTSVETTQKELSSSQLAKIEENIFGSYTFKRHGNEAQYRGNAQVITKLMEADASLDSANLSVENINIARTKIGEGIELLNERQKLIKIADSSPLWWKVVAEYQANPIADDSEDEKRINKAQNKAEKKDKKQKAHRRPTNDYSRPHPYKKDNSRSPTVKPGTRYRCGFKGHWARDCRRKLNDSAEISIVTCNTFRNSDNKTVSEQNYSNSCLSTSDGCITNKVSPIEHLNSCLSRWVETGVDIYIKDIISHGYKIPVQTIPESVDLKNNRSSLENVEFVSSEIESWLAKNCISEVSTKPSVVNPLTVAYNRSGKPW; this is encoded by the coding sequence ATGAAGACTCTGATAGACAGCAATTTCAAGAAGTTTCAAACGTCTGTAGAAACAACACAGAAGGAACTCTCGTCATCGCAGTTAGCGAAAATAGAGGAGAACATTTTTGGCAGTTATACGTTTAAACGTCATGGAAACGAAGCGCAGTACCGGGGAAACGCACAGGTCATCACTAAGCTGATGGAAGCAGACGCCAGTTTGGACAGCGCCAACCTTAGTGTTGAAAACATAAACATCGCCCGGACAAAGATTGGTGAAGGTATTGAACTTTTGAATGAGAGacagaaattgataaaaatagcTGATTCTAGTCCTTTATGGTGGAAGGTAGTAGCTGAATACCAAGCTAATCCCATCGCTGACGATTCCGAGgatgaaaaaagaataaacaagGCGCAAAATAAAGCAGAGAAAAAGGACAAAAAACAAAAGGCACACCGAAGACCAACAAACGACTATTCAAGGCCACACCCAtacaagaaagacaactctagGTCACCTACGGTCAAGCCAGGGACGCGCTATCGATGCGGGTTTAAAGGCCACTGGGCGAGAGACTGTAGAAGGAAACTCAACGATTCAGCAGAGATAagtattgttacatgtaatacattcaGAAATTCAGATAACAAGACAGTTTCAGAACAAAACTACTCGAATTCATGCCTGTCGACGTCGGATGGGTGCATTACTAACAAGGTAAGCCCTATCGAGCATTTGAACAGCTGTTTATCAAGGTGGGTTGAAACAGGTGTTGACATTTACATTAAAGATATAATTTCTCATGGATATAAAATTCCTGTTCAAACAATTCCAGAAAGTGTCGACTTGAAAAACAATAGATCCTCATTAGAAAATGTAGAATTTGTTTCGTCAGAAATCGAGTCTTGGTTggcaaaaaattgcatttcaGAGGTGAGTACTAAGCCAAGTGTGGTCAATCCGCTTACTGTTGCATATAACAGATCAGGTAAGCCTTGGTAA